DNA from Aggregatimonas sangjinii:
AGGTCGTAATTGATGCCATTGTCTTTTTCCCAAGCTGCCTTGTAGACCAAATGCCGGGCAGCCTCTATTTGAGTGTGCATATCGGCCAATTTGAAAGCGATTGCTTGATGGTTGGCAATTTCGGTACCGAACGCCTTTCGTTCTTTTGAATATTTCAACGCCAGTTCATAGGCGCCGGCGGCAATTCCCAAGGCTTGTGCCGCAATTCCAATTCTGCCCCCCGCTAGGGTTTTCATTGCAAATTTAAATCCGAAACCATCCTCGCCGATGCGATTGGTCTTCGGCACTTTTACATCATTGAATAGCAAAGAATGGGTGTCGCTTCCGCGGATACCTAATTTATTTTCTTTTGGTCCGATTTCAAAACCAGGGGTATCTTTTTCAACGATTAGGGCATTGATGCCTTTGTGGCCTTTATCCTTATCGGTTTGGGCTATGACCAAATAGACACTTGCCGAACTTCCATTGGTAATCCAGTTCTTGGTACCATTGATGATATAATGGTCACCCATATCGATGGCTGTAGTCTTTTGAGAGGTGGCGTCGCTGCCGGCCTCTGGTTCCGACAAACAGAATGCCCCGATTATTTCGCCGGTGGCTAATCGCTTTAAATACTTTTCTTTGTGTTCCTCACTTCCATAGGCTTCCAATCCGTAACATACCAACGAATTGTTTACAGAAACAACCACCGATGCCGACGAGTCGATTTTCGATAATTCCTCCATGGCGATGACATAGGAAAGTGTATCCATGCCGCTCCCGTTATACTTTGGGTCTACCATCATGCCCATAAAACCAAGCTCGCCCAATTTTTTTATTTCTTCGACCGGAAACCGTTGTTCATCGTCCCTCTCAATTACACCGGGCAAAAGTTCATTTTGCGCGAAATCCCGCGCGGCTTGCTGTATCATCAGATGTTCTTCGGAAAGCGAGTAGTTCATAACTAAAAATCGTTTGTTTGAGTAGTGCAAAGATAAGCTTATGTTTAAAACCGAGTGGTCGATTTCGAATTGGTTTTGCGAATAAAACCCATTTTTTAGATTCAGTTTAAATCGGGCAAGTCGATTCAATATTTTATATTTGTCCGTATAGCTATTACACTTTAAAATTTAAATATAAAATTATGGATCAGCAGTAACTTCTTCAGAAAAATATGAGGATGGTAAACGGTACGTACAGAACATAAGATCATAATTTTTTAAATTTTAAGGGAATGAAAGAACTACTCAAAGTATACGAAAATAAACAGCCGGAAATCGTTTTTAACTGGAAGGATTCCGAGACCGAGGCGGAGGGTTGGACAGTAATCAACTCGCTACGCGGTGGAGCAGCTGGTGGAGGTACCCGAATGCGCGAGGGATTGGACATGAATGAAGTGCTCTCGTTGGCAAAGACGATGGAAGTAAAGTTCACGGTATCCGGACCCCCGATAGGCGGAGCCAAATCGGGAATCAATTTCAATCCGAACGATCCGCGCAAACGAGGGGTCTTGGAGCGTTGGTACCATGCCGTCTCGCCCTTGTTAAAGAACTACTACGGCACAGGAGGGGACCTTAATGTCGATGAGATTCATGAGGTGATCCCGATTACTGAGGATGCCGGGGTATGGCATCCCCAAGAGGGTGTGTTCAACGGTCATTTTAAACCCACTGAGGCCGATAAGATAAATCGTATCGGTCAATTGCGGTTGGGCGTAATCAAGGCATTGGAAAGCGATGCTTATGCTCCGACTACAGGACGAAAATACACAGTTGCCGATATGATTACCGGTTATGGGGTAGCCGAGGCGGTTCGCCACTATTATGACATATTTGGCGGCAATGTTGTCGGCAAACGAGCCGTTGTTCAAGGTTTTGGTAACGTCGGTAGCGCGGCCGCATATTATCTGGCGAAAATGGGCGCAAAGGTTGTCGGTATTATCGATAGGGCCGGTGGGGTAATCAATGAAGAGGGTTTTAGTTTTGAAGAAATAGAGGCTTTTTTCCTGAGCAAAAAAGGAAATAGCCTAATGGCGGATGCCCATGACCTGATTCCGTTTGAAGATATCAATCAGCGAATATGGAAGCTACAGACCGAGATTTTCGTACCCTGTGCCGCTTCTAGATTGGTCACTAAAGAACAAATAACCCAATTGATCGATACGGGATTGGAGGTGATATCATGCGGCGCCAACGTACCCTTTGCCGACAAAGAGATTTTCTTTGGCCCTATTATGGAGTATACGGATGGTCGGGTAAGTCTAATTCCTGATTTTGTCTCGAACTGTGGAATGGCACGTGTTTTTGCCTATTTTATGGAAAAAAGGGTGGCGATCGATGATGAAGAAATATTTAATGATACCTCCGATACCATTCGAAAGGCAATTTTGAATATCTTTAAGCAGAATCCCACCAAAGTGAACTTATGCAGCACTGGATTCGAAATCGCACTCAAACAGCTAGTCTAATCTAAAAAACCGACCACATATGGAGACTATTATTATTATCGTATTTATAGTTGGCTACTTGGCCATTACTTTAGAACATAACCTAAAAATCGATAAGCTTATCCCTGCCTTGGCCATGATGGCTATTCTTTGGGCGATAATCGCATTGGCCCATATGGATGTTTTCGAGGTGAATACGGTCTTAAAGGAACTCGAGCCTACACATATAGATGAGATTCTGCTACATCATTTGGGCAAGACCGCCGAAATTCTAGTCTTTCTATTGGGCGCCATGACCATTGTCGAAATCATTGATTATTTCGACGGTTTCGCGACTATAAAAGGATACATAAAAACGAAAAGTAAGCGCAAATTACTATGGTTGTTCGCAATTCTGGCATTCATACTATCAGCGATAATCGATAACCTGACCGCAACAATTGTACTGGTTACCATTCTACAGAAGGTCATTAAGGTAAGGGAAACGCGCCTTTGGTTTGCGGGTTTGATTATAATAGCCGCTAACGCCGGTGGTGCTTGGTCTCCTATTGGTGATGTGACCACGACAATGCTCTGGATCGGGAATAAGGTGACCGCCCTGGTGCTGATAGAGCACGTTTTGATACCTTCTATAGTTTGTATGATTATTCCGGTATTTGTCGCTAGTCGGTATTCCGCTTTTCAGGGAACGATTGAGTCCGAACCGGAGGAATTGACCGAGCCCAAATCCAAGTTTGGGTCAACTATGTTGTACCTAGGCCTGGGAATGATCGTTTTCGTACCGTTTTTTAAGACGATAACCCATTTGCCTCCCTATGTGGGCATGATGTTGTCGTTGGCCGTCGTGGCGGCCTTTGCCGAGATTTACAGTAGTTCAAAATTCAATATTACCAATCTTGACGGTGAAGGGGACGACCATGCAGGGCACCATAGTCCTGTTCATGCCTCCTTATCTAAAATAGAACTGCCCAGTATTCTTTTTTTCTTGGGAATATTATTGGCCGTAGCTGCCTTGGAATCCCTCGGTATGCTCTTTGAATTTGCAGGTTCCTTAGAAAGCACGCTGCCTATGCTAGGAACGGAATCCCAAGGGGAATTGGTCTCCGATTTCGTTGTTTTGATTTTAGGGGTCGGTTCGGCAGTAATCGACAATGTACCTCTAGTTGCGGCAAGTATGGGGATGTTCTCCGTACCTATCGATGATCCCGTATGGCATTTCATCGCCTATTCCGCTGGAACGGGAGGGAGCATGTTGATCATCGGATCGGCGGCCGGAGTTGTCGCCATGGGCATGGAAAAGATAGATTTTTTCTGGTATTTTAAAAAAATCGCTTGGTTGGCCTTTCTTGGATTCATGGGAGGGGCCGTGGCTTTCGTGGTAATGCGAAATTTTGTACTCAACGTATAATTTAATAGCCAAACTACCGTTATAAGGGCAATAGTCAATTGTTAACATCAAAATTAATTTATGTTATTGTTCCAAGACCCTGAAATGGGTGAAGTAGTATCCGAGGAAAAAACCTTGTCCGTAATCGATTTGATCTTCAGCGGTGGAACGGGCAGTATCGTAATTATCTCCGTGCTTTTTATTATGTTGGGAGTAGCGTTATATATTTATTTTGAGCGAATTTTAGCAATAAAAGCTGCCTCGAAAATAGATAAGAACTTCATGAACCAGATTAGGGACCATGTCACTTCCGGTAAATTGGATGCGGCCAAAATGCTCTGCGCCCAAACCGATTCGCCTGTGGCGCGTTTGACCGAAAAAGGGGTATCCCGAATCGGAAAACCGCTTGATGACATCAACACTGCTATCGAGAATGCTGGTACTTTGGAGGTGTACAAACTGGAAAAAAATGTTAGTGTTTTAGCCACAGTTGCGGGAGCTGCACCGATGATCGGCTTCTTGGGAACTGTAATCGGTATGATTTTGGCATTCCATGAAATGGCAACAAGCGGCGGACAGGCCGAAATGGGCTCTTTGGCCTCGGGTATCTACACCGCAATGACGACAACGGTAGCGGGGCTTATCGTAGGTATTATCGCTTACATGGGTTACAACCACTTAGTGAACCGAACGGATAAAGTAGTGCATAAGATGGAAGCCAATGCAGTGGAGTTCCTTGATCTCTTGAACGAACCGCTGTAGTAAGAACCAAGAAGCAAGAGCCAAGAACCGCGACCAAAAAGAATTTTACAAGTTTCAAGTGCTTTAATTAAGACTTGATTCCATCAGCACAGCGGTCTTATATCTTTGCCCTATTAAGATTAATAAAAATTAAGCCTAGCGTAGTGAAACTGAAAGGAAGAAATAAGGTAAGCCCGGATTTTAGCATGTCGTCAATGACGGATATCGTATTCTTATTATTGATATTCTTTATGTTGACCGCAAATTCGCCCAATGCACTGGACTTGTTATTGCCAAAGGCCAAAGGCAAATCGACCAATACGCAAAATGTATCGGTAAGTATCGATAAGAACTTACAGTACTTTGTGAACAATGAGAAAATTAATGGAGAGTACATTGAAATTGAATTAAAAAAGGCACTAGAAGGACAAGATAAACCGACTATTATCCTTAGGGCAGAAGAGAACGTTGCCATCAAAGAAGCCGTCAACGTTATGGATATTGCCAATAGGAATAATTACAAAGTTATCTTGGCCGTGCGACCGAACTAAATGTCGTTCCTAAACACGAGACACAAAAAACAGTCCTTTACACTCACTACACTGCTCTTAAGTGTACTGTTGCTTATATTATTCTATATAGGCCTTACCTACATGGACCCACCCGAAGAGAACGGAATCTCGGTCAACTTCGGCACTACCGACTTTGGTAGTGGTAGGGTACAGCCCAAAGAAAAAATACAATCCGAACCTTTGAATACGCCTCCGGTCGAACCTGTAAAGCAGGAAGAAGTGGAGGAGGAAGTCGTTGAAGAAGAGGTAGAGGACGTTCCTGAAGAAGCCGTGGTCAAAGAAGCCCCTGCCGAAGAATTGATGACCAGGGAAGATGCCGAAGCCATAAGAATGGAAACGGCCAAAGCCGAGAAGAAAAAGGCCGAGGATGCTGCTAAAGCGGCCGAAAAACGAAAAGAAGAGGCCATTAAGAGGGAAAAAGCAAAAGCGGCCAAAATAGCACAGCAGAAAAAGGAGGCAGAGGAAAAGGCTCGACGGGAACAAGAGGCCAAAAAGAAAAAGCTGGATGAAATGATGGGTGGCCTCAATAAGTCGGATGGCACCGCATCGGGCTCTGAAGGTGATGACGACCGAGCAGGCGATAAAGGTCGTCCTGATGGAGATCCGTATGCCACCAGCTACTACGGAGCGCCCGGCAGTGGAAGCGGGACCGGAGGCTATGGTCTAAACGGACGCTCGCTCTCGAGTAAAGGTAAAGTACAGCAGGATTGTAATGAGGAAGGTCGTGTAGTGGTTAAAATCGTTGTAGATCGCAATGGTAAAGTGGTGAGTGCCACTCCGGGTGTAAAAGGCACTACGAATAATGCCGCCTGTCTATTACAACCAGCCAAGGAGACAGCATTCAAACACAGTTGGAATTCCGACTCCAATGCGCCAAGCCAGCAAATAGGTTTTGTGGTGGTGAACTTCAAACTAGGCGAGTAAGTGACCTATTCCGAAACTTTGGATTGGATGTTCCGCCAGCTTCCAATGTATCAGCAAAAAGGCAAAACTGCCTTCAACGGCAAGTTGGATAATATCCTTCGATTTGCGACTCATCTCGACCATCCACATAAGAAATTCAAGAGCATTCATGTTGCCGGCACGAACGGCAAGGGGTCTAGCAGCCATATGTTGGCTTCCATACTTCAGGAAGCCGGTTACAAGGTAGGTCTTTATACTTCTCCCCATTTAAAGGATTTTCGCGAAAGAATATGCATTAATGGACAAACCGTTGGGAAAAGCTACGTCATAGATTTTATAGCCAACAATCTTGATTTTCTGAATGCGAATCGTCTGTCGTTCTTTGAAATGACGGTCGGAATGGCTTTTGCATATTTCGCCGAGAGTAAGGTAGACATAGCGATTATCGAAGTCGGTTTGGGAGGGCGATTGGACTCTACGAATATCATCACGCCGGAAGTCGCGCTTATCACCAATATCGGCTATGACCATACGGACGTATTGGGTGATAGTCTTAAAAAAATAGCACTTGAAAAAGCCGGCATCATTAAGCCAGGTATACCCGTGGTTATTTCCGAAACACAGCAGGAAATTCAAAATGTGTTCAAAAAGGTAGCTCTTGAGCGGGGTGCGGCACTTGAATTTGCCGATAAGATAGCCCGGAAGTCGTATCGGACCGATTTGCTGGGCGATTACCAAGTAAAGAATAGCAGGGGCGTGTTGGCTGCCATTGATAAATTGACCGATTTTAAAATAAGTGAACGGGATATTAAGGCCGGGTTTGAAAATGTGACGAGAAATACGGGTTTAATGGGGAGGTGGCAGACCATTGGCAACCATCCAAAAATTATCTGTGATACCGCCCATAACAAAGAAGGTTTGACGTTGGTGCTGCAACAGTTGTTAGAGCAGGATTTTCAGACCTTGCATATGGTAATTGGTTTTGTAAAGGAAAAAGACTTAACAGGCGTTTTGCCACTCATGCCTACGACAGCGAATTACTATTTTTGCAGCCCGAAGGTAGAGCGAGGATTGGCACCGACCGCTTTAAGGGAACAAGCCAATGAATTCGATTTGAACGGAGAGGTATATCCATCGGTTATGGATGCTCTTGAAACTGCCAGAAACAAGGCGTCGGCAAACGATTTGATTTTTGTTGGAGGCAGTAATTTTACAGTGGCCGAAGTGCTTTGATTTTTTGTACAGTTTTTCTTTTGGAGAATATAAAAGTATTCTATATTTGCACTCCTTATATGGGCGATTACCTGCCTCCGGCAGGCAGGGCTCAGTTGGTTCAGAACATCCCGATTTTTATAAGGAGGGTAGGTATGAACGTAAGTAAAAATAATAGGGCGATTAGCTCAGTTGGTTCAGAGCACCTCGTTTACACCGAGGGGGTCGGGGGTTCGAGCCCCTCATCGCCCACAGAAAGTCATCGATCTCACGGTCGGTGACTTTTTTAATTTTATAGGTATTTCCAACCCTTTTCCTTGAATGGCGCCAATATATTTCTCTTCGAGTCGATCCTATGGCGATCAAGGCGCAAGTGGCCCCGTCTCGATATTCTTTTGGATATCCATAAGAATATCAGGATTCATCGTCCACAGAAAGTCATCGCCCTCATGGTCGGTGACTTTTTTGTAGGTTTTCGACCCATAAGTGGTAATGCTGCAGATGTGTTTTCATATTTCATTAGCAAGTATTTGTCCCGTGCTTTTTGGATAATATTGACCTAGTTAAACATATGTTATTTTGTTTAATAAAATTAGATATTCATTAAACAATATGTATGTTTGTGTAATAATGGCCGTTAAAAGCATTTAAAACTTTTATTATGTTCGGACTCTTCAAGAAAAAATCCCAAAAAGATATACTTCATGAAAAGTATCAAAAACTCTTGAAGGAAGCACACCAACTTTCAACCTCCAATAGAAAAAAGAGTGATGAAAAGGTATTCGAGGCAGAGGAAATTATGAAACAAATTGTAAAACTTGATAATTAGTCATATACTTGACGAAGTTAGAATTACATAAAAATTATTCAGTAAGTAATACGTATATAGGATGGATTTAATGGAAAGGGTTCAAGAATTTGAATCGAGAAAAAAATCTGGAATGAGCACTAGTGACAGAGTTTCTGCGGCGCGCGAGGTAAAGGCGCTTATACTTGAGCTCAACGAGGTCTATAAAAAGGATAAAGATTCCAGTATCATGGATATTATGAAACGGCTCACGGTTCAAAAACAGAAGCTGGATAAACGTTTGAAGGGAAATCTTAACGTTTAGGTCATATGGGTGCAGCGTCGTTCAAACAAGATAAAGTACTTTTCGTAGACGAGAAAGCCGAATTGAACGAACGTCAATTAGATCGCATAATCGAAATGGCTTGGGAGGACCGTACTCCGTTTGCGGCAATTACCTATCAATTTGGATTGCCGGAAAAAGAAGTGATAAAACTTATGCGGGCCAATCTAAAATCAAGTAGTTTTAAAAGATGGCGAAAGAGAGTGAATAGTGGGGTAAGTCAAAAGCATCTCAAAAAGCGAAACCCAGAAATCGACCGTTTTAAATGTACGCGACAACGGGCTATTTCGAACAATAAAATCAGTAAGCGCTAATGGCGTCAAACTACGATGTAACGAAAGTACACTTCCCTTCAGCATACTCCGAAATTCTGCAACGTGTTGAAAGTATCGACCCTTCTACATACGCAAGAACTCGAAATTACATTAGCGGTGCGGTAAGCTATCTTTCCCCTTATATTTCTAGAGGGGTTATTTCCACAAAATTCGTTTTGCAACAACTACTTCAGAATGGGCATTCGGTAAAAAAGTCGGAAAAATTCATTCAGGAACTTGCTTGGCGCGACTACTGGCAGCAGGTCTGGATGGCCAAAGGTAATGCCATCGATAATGACCTGAGACACCTGCAGACAGACGTTCAAAATCACGAAATTTCTACTAACCTCGTCAAAGGCGAAACTGGGATAAAAGCGATAGATAGGGCAGTCGCTCAATTTTACGACACGGGCTATCTTCACAATCATGTGCGCATGTACATAGCGGCTATATCTTGTAATATGGGAAAGAGCCACTGGAAAATTCCCGCGCAATGGATGTATTACCACCTCTTGGATGGCGATTGGGCTAGCAATGCGCTGAGTTGGCAGTGGGTAGCAGGATGCAATAGAAACAAAAAGTACGTAGCTAATCAAGAAAACATCAATAAATATTGTCATACGACCCAGCAGGGGACCTTCTTGGATATCCCCTATGACGCGTTCAGTACTATGGGAATTCCGGAAGTGCTTGACGACACCCATCTTCCTGAATTAATCACGCCCCTTCCGGAGCAAAAAGAAATCAAATTTGATAAGGCGCTTCCGACTCAGATTTACAATTATTACAATCTAGACCCGAATTGGAAGGGCGATTTGAGCGCAAACCGTATTCTTTTACTAGAACCGTCACATTTTGCAAAATATCCCATAGGTCAAAAGAGTATGGATTTTATGCTCGCCTTGGGTGAAAATATCGAAAACCTTCAGGTGTTCGTGGGAGAGTTCGATGAACTTTTGGCGCAATATCCTATAAGCGAAGTCTATTTTAACGAACATCCCACCAATAAAAATTATAGGGGAAAAGAGGAAGCGAGGGATTGGATGTTCAGCGTTACGGGTTACTTTCCTTCATTTTTTGCATTTTGGAAGAAATGCAAAAAAGAACTGAACTATTGATAGCATGCCATGCAGTATACGAAGGAAGACATACAACAAATGGACCGGGTAAAGCGGTTAAAGCTCATCAACTCGGTCTCAGGTATAAAGCCTGCCAATCTAATCGGGACCATAGATGACAAGGGCAAGACCAATTTGGCCATATTCAGTTCGGTGTTGCATCTGGGGAGCGAGCCGGCGGTTCTTGGTTTCATCGTTCGCCCGATAGGTGAAGTACCACGACATACCTATGAGAATATTATGTCGAACGGCCTATACACCATAAATCATGTGCACAGTTCTTTCATTAAAGAGGCCCATTA
Protein-coding regions in this window:
- a CDS encoding acyl-CoA dehydrogenase family protein, whose amino-acid sequence is MNYSLSEEHLMIQQAARDFAQNELLPGVIERDDEQRFPVEEIKKLGELGFMGMMVDPKYNGSGMDTLSYVIAMEELSKIDSSASVVVSVNNSLVCYGLEAYGSEEHKEKYLKRLATGEIIGAFCLSEPEAGSDATSQKTTAIDMGDHYIINGTKNWITNGSSASVYLVIAQTDKDKGHKGINALIVEKDTPGFEIGPKENKLGIRGSDTHSLLFNDVKVPKTNRIGEDGFGFKFAMKTLAGGRIGIAAQALGIAAGAYELALKYSKERKAFGTEIANHQAIAFKLADMHTQIEAARHLVYKAAWEKDNGINYDLSGAMAKLYASQVAMETTVEAVQIHGGNGFVKDYHVERLMRDAKITQIYEGTSEIQKIVISRSILRD
- a CDS encoding Glu/Leu/Phe/Val dehydrogenase dimerization domain-containing protein, translating into MKELLKVYENKQPEIVFNWKDSETEAEGWTVINSLRGGAAGGGTRMREGLDMNEVLSLAKTMEVKFTVSGPPIGGAKSGINFNPNDPRKRGVLERWYHAVSPLLKNYYGTGGDLNVDEIHEVIPITEDAGVWHPQEGVFNGHFKPTEADKINRIGQLRLGVIKALESDAYAPTTGRKYTVADMITGYGVAEAVRHYYDIFGGNVVGKRAVVQGFGNVGSAAAYYLAKMGAKVVGIIDRAGGVINEEGFSFEEIEAFFLSKKGNSLMADAHDLIPFEDINQRIWKLQTEIFVPCAASRLVTKEQITQLIDTGLEVISCGANVPFADKEIFFGPIMEYTDGRVSLIPDFVSNCGMARVFAYFMEKRVAIDDEEIFNDTSDTIRKAILNIFKQNPTKVNLCSTGFEIALKQLV
- the nhaD gene encoding sodium:proton antiporter NhaD, whose product is METIIIIVFIVGYLAITLEHNLKIDKLIPALAMMAILWAIIALAHMDVFEVNTVLKELEPTHIDEILLHHLGKTAEILVFLLGAMTIVEIIDYFDGFATIKGYIKTKSKRKLLWLFAILAFILSAIIDNLTATIVLVTILQKVIKVRETRLWFAGLIIIAANAGGAWSPIGDVTTTMLWIGNKVTALVLIEHVLIPSIVCMIIPVFVASRYSAFQGTIESEPEELTEPKSKFGSTMLYLGLGMIVFVPFFKTITHLPPYVGMMLSLAVVAAFAEIYSSSKFNITNLDGEGDDHAGHHSPVHASLSKIELPSILFFLGILLAVAALESLGMLFEFAGSLESTLPMLGTESQGELVSDFVVLILGVGSAVIDNVPLVAASMGMFSVPIDDPVWHFIAYSAGTGGSMLIIGSAAGVVAMGMEKIDFFWYFKKIAWLAFLGFMGGAVAFVVMRNFVLNV
- a CDS encoding MotA/TolQ/ExbB proton channel family protein encodes the protein MLLFQDPEMGEVVSEEKTLSVIDLIFSGGTGSIVIISVLFIMLGVALYIYFERILAIKAASKIDKNFMNQIRDHVTSGKLDAAKMLCAQTDSPVARLTEKGVSRIGKPLDDINTAIENAGTLEVYKLEKNVSVLATVAGAAPMIGFLGTVIGMILAFHEMATSGGQAEMGSLASGIYTAMTTTVAGLIVGIIAYMGYNHLVNRTDKVVHKMEANAVEFLDLLNEPL
- a CDS encoding ExbD/TolR family protein, whose product is MKLKGRNKVSPDFSMSSMTDIVFLLLIFFMLTANSPNALDLLLPKAKGKSTNTQNVSVSIDKNLQYFVNNEKINGEYIEIELKKALEGQDKPTIILRAEENVAIKEAVNVMDIANRNNYKVILAVRPN
- a CDS encoding energy transducer TonB, which translates into the protein MSFLNTRHKKQSFTLTTLLLSVLLLILFYIGLTYMDPPEENGISVNFGTTDFGSGRVQPKEKIQSEPLNTPPVEPVKQEEVEEEVVEEEVEDVPEEAVVKEAPAEELMTREDAEAIRMETAKAEKKKAEDAAKAAEKRKEEAIKREKAKAAKIAQQKKEAEEKARREQEAKKKKLDEMMGGLNKSDGTASGSEGDDDRAGDKGRPDGDPYATSYYGAPGSGSGTGGYGLNGRSLSSKGKVQQDCNEEGRVVVKIVVDRNGKVVSATPGVKGTTNNAACLLQPAKETAFKHSWNSDSNAPSQQIGFVVVNFKLGE
- a CDS encoding bifunctional folylpolyglutamate synthase/dihydrofolate synthase → MTYSETLDWMFRQLPMYQQKGKTAFNGKLDNILRFATHLDHPHKKFKSIHVAGTNGKGSSSHMLASILQEAGYKVGLYTSPHLKDFRERICINGQTVGKSYVIDFIANNLDFLNANRLSFFEMTVGMAFAYFAESKVDIAIIEVGLGGRLDSTNIITPEVALITNIGYDHTDVLGDSLKKIALEKAGIIKPGIPVVISETQQEIQNVFKKVALERGAALEFADKIARKSYRTDLLGDYQVKNSRGVLAAIDKLTDFKISERDIKAGFENVTRNTGLMGRWQTIGNHPKIICDTAHNKEGLTLVLQQLLEQDFQTLHMVIGFVKEKDLTGVLPLMPTTANYYFCSPKVERGLAPTALREQANEFDLNGEVYPSVMDALETARNKASANDLIFVGGSNFTVAEVL
- a CDS encoding Lacal_2735 family protein, whose protein sequence is MFGLFKKKSQKDILHEKYQKLLKEAHQLSTSNRKKSDEKVFEAEEIMKQIVKLDN
- a CDS encoding TIGR03643 family protein, producing the protein MGAASFKQDKVLFVDEKAELNERQLDRIIEMAWEDRTPFAAITYQFGLPEKEVIKLMRANLKSSSFKRWRKRVNSGVSQKHLKKRNPEIDRFKCTRQRAISNNKISKR
- a CDS encoding FAD-binding domain-containing protein; amino-acid sequence: MASNYDVTKVHFPSAYSEILQRVESIDPSTYARTRNYISGAVSYLSPYISRGVISTKFVLQQLLQNGHSVKKSEKFIQELAWRDYWQQVWMAKGNAIDNDLRHLQTDVQNHEISTNLVKGETGIKAIDRAVAQFYDTGYLHNHVRMYIAAISCNMGKSHWKIPAQWMYYHLLDGDWASNALSWQWVAGCNRNKKYVANQENINKYCHTTQQGTFLDIPYDAFSTMGIPEVLDDTHLPELITPLPEQKEIKFDKALPTQIYNYYNLDPNWKGDLSANRILLLEPSHFAKYPIGQKSMDFMLALGENIENLQVFVGEFDELLAQYPISEVYFNEHPTNKNYRGKEEARDWMFSVTGYFPSFFAFWKKCKKELNY